The nucleotide window TGCATAACCCGGGGGGTGTCTGTATTCCTAGTTTGTGATCATCTTGGCCTAGAAAATTTAGCCCAACCACAGACTAAGAGTGAATCAGTAATAGAGGTCCAGCTTGTTACACAGCCAGGTTTATTCAGGTTGATCCTTTCTTACGCTCATATGATTTGTGCTTTGGAACATCAGTTTCAGAATCTTTGGACTTATCATCCATAACAATCCCTTTCAAGTTAAGTTTGCATCCTGTTAGGTTACTATGTGCCTAGCAGTACAAAACAATTTGCTGTCAACCCaggaaaataataatttatacTTTTTATTTAACTGGTTTCCACTTGAATAGCTCAAGTGaagtttttttattcttttcccaGATGAGTAAATAATATTGTGTTCAGCCCCTCTTCTCGTCCTAGACTACCAGATGGGGAGTGCATTAGCTAATAGATATCTAGCAAAAAACATTGCAGAATTAGAGCCAGCTGAATAATGATTGATCAACTAGCGTCTGAGAAGCTGTTCAACAGTCAGTTATCTGAGTTTTTCCAGTTCTTCTCCCAATCCACCCCTTGCTCTAGGAAAAGTCATCTAAATTAGGATACAATGACATTTCTGCACTGCAAAAGCATAGAATTCAAAAGGCAGGTAGCTATTATATGTCCATACCATGACTCTGTCTTCCAAAGATATAAAGTTCCCTCTTATTTGTACGGAGTGATATTTCCCCCCATTTCCAAGAAAATGCACAGTTTCTTCCACAGAGACTATATGGGATTGTTTCCACCTGTCTTGGAAGAAGGTACGGTTGGGCAAGCTAACGGTGGAATTGGGGGATGCCCGCATACCCATGGAAACTTCAGCAGACGTGAATGCTACTTTGTGTAGCATTAACTTTATCATTGCCCTTCACCTTCTGTTTTTCTCAAAGGAGGAGGTAAGGTTCAGGCATGACCACAAGGCATCCCCTGGGATTTGCTGTAGTGCGGAGTAAAAACACAGGAAGACCCCAGGATACTCTCAGGATTGGAGGGCTGTGCTCCCTTCATCatccagaggaaggagaaaactgctTACCTGAGAGGGGCTGCTACCTCAGAAACGCTTGTGTATTAAATTCCATAGATTTCCCTGATTAACTTCTGCAGGGGGAAAGATGTCCTAGGTCCATATTGTCAATTTCTGATGTCACATTTTCCTGCCAGCCTCATAAAActaatctgttttattttttccttcagaCTAGTTAATCCCAATGTGATCCTTAAGACCTAAGGGAGCTATGTGAAAAAAATAACTCCTGGTGTGGAGTAATACTACTGTATAATAGACGCTGAAGAAATCCAATCAGGTTGTCTTATTTTCTGACATATAGTATTATTTTGTTGAATATATTTATTTGGAAGGTTTATATATTTTGaacatcttttctgttactcttTGTGTCTTTAAGTCTTCTAATTTTTTCTTAAAACTTTTCATCTCACTTTAACCTACAGGCACAAAGCTGCTATCGGTAACAATTGTGATAGGAAAGGTTTCCAGATATTATTTATAGACATctctttaaaaaattttttttctttttatacacTGAAATTAACCAAATAAATCGATTGCTGATATTAACAAAAATCCTGTTTGAGCCCCCATCTGCCACTGCAGTTTTTTTAAGAGTGTAAAGCACTGTAACCATATCTGAAAATCCTGCCATGTTTGGGGAATGGTCTCTAATGCAGATTTCATTCTGCTGTTGCATTCAGTGAGAATACAATGAGCACTTAAGAATCAGATGATGCTGTAAAGCTTTTATCTGGCTGAACTTGGCTTTTCAGAGTAGGCTACATCATTCTGAAAAGGTAATGCAACAGAAATATTGACAATGCTTAAAATTAATGGTGCCCCAAGGTCACGAATATAGCTGAAAAGTCCATTTAAAAATTATCATCTGGCCCTGTGGGCTCTGACAAAATACAGTTGTGGTGGCAACAGAGTGACTCTCAGCAAAGCCTCCTCCCTCACTTGCAAAGACTGTGCTGAACCAATCCtgttttactgaaatccaggtttTACCAGAGCATCCACCCAAAGCTTATTTGTTACTTGTCCAGCACAATAGTCCTTTGCTTAGAGCACTATTGGGCTATAACTTTCCATTGCTTTATGTGTTATGATTATGGTGATTTAGTTGCCTACTAACTAGCTTTGTACATTGTCAGCACAATGCTGGCAAGGCTACCACCCACCCCAGCAAAGACTGAACTAGCATTGTTAATTTAGAATTTTTTGTAAAACAATCATTTTAATCCGTGAGCTTTTTTCTGCAAATCAGCTGAAAGCTCCATGCTACACTTCCATGGAAACTGATTCCCAAAAAGCCCCTTTACTCCATTTTTGACCGGGCAACTCTTGTTTCCATGGGAATAGCAGCTTCCAGCTGACTCATCAGAACTGTATATTTCAGCTCTGGCTACCAAGTAAGATCACCAAGACCCTGTTTTTTAACTACCAGCTAGATTCAAGAGGCCCCAAAATCCTCTGGTTCTCACTTTGGGGGGAGAGATGGAAGTCAAAAAGTAGTGTATGtatttttagaaacatttttCAATTTCATTAACTTAATTTGCTGTTAATGTTCCCAaataaagatgtttttaaaaagtaattacaTACCTAAAAGAACATCTTTTATGTTTTAAGTTCAAGCATTTAAGATTGCCAGTGTGACCTTAATTCTTCCCCCTTGTTTGTCCATCCTGTGCCCTGAATGAGTCAGGGATCCTGGGGGGACGGAcgagatcatgtaattaaatactgtatcataatgcatatggaaCAAGAGGGAAGAAACAAGATTGCATGGGCAACCATAAATCTGGCACTTCTAACtcttgagtacttgactttgccaTCTTAATGGTGTTCACTTAACATAGTCTCTTGTACGTActtttgtcctttttttaaagtttaaacaaACTCTGTTATGAAAAACTGTGACACACCTCATCTTGTGTCATCAGTGTTTGTACCCTGAGCCTGCAGGACAGACTTCTGCCACTGAGCTACGGACTAACTACAATAGCTGGCAGTAGGAGAAGGCTGTTGTCCCAGCTGGGGTATAGGCTACTGGAGCCAGGGAATGCTCAGGAGTAGCTTGGCACAAATCTTTCTTCACCCTTTCTTGGAGTTTGAGGGAGCTCCTGCCCGTTGTGGTGCCCCCAGAAGGGGGATTGGCCCCAAAAGCACATGCCAATATGGGAGAAGTCTGGTTCATGCTCACACACACCAGCTGCTGCAACAGTTCCACATGTTTCCGGTATAGCGTGTGCTGATGCTGTCGCTTTATCAGCATGCACCCAGCTCTTTAGAATGTTTGTTGGCAATTATTTTGATGTGGTGCCAAAACTTTCCTGAGGCATGCAAGGAAGAGAAGGGAAATGGTGATTTTCAAACGTTTATAACTTTATCAAACCTCAACAACTTCATGGGACCAACAAATGGCACTTCCCTAGCCTGAGGGCTTTCTTCCTGCAGAATTTCAAAGACCTGCTGCAAACAGTGGAGGTGTTAGAGCTTctcaaaaaaaaagtcacaagaatCTTCTCAtagaaagtgttaggcaacctaaatATAGAGGTTACTACCAAATCAAAATGCATCGATAAGTGCAGCAGCACTGGATACCCACACTTCTTGGTTGTCTTGGAGATTGGCATTACTGATATTACAGTTTTCTTTACTGGAGCATTAAGTAATCAGGGAAGCTGATCTCTGGGAAGCTGGTGTTCTGTCATAATTTCCTCCCAAAACCATCTAATTCCTGGACACAACTTCCCCGTGTGCAAGAATGTTCCCCTTTCCCTGCAATCTCTCCAAGAGATTTTAAAGTGATGAAGGTTCAGTTAGAAACACAGGGGCTGAGGTTACATAATACCTCACATAAAATGGAGGTATGGCAACTGTATGAATTGCATACTATCACTTCTGGATTTCTGGCAACTACTCTGTGCAGATCACCCTGGGACTAGAACACTCCAAAATGCCCTTTTAAAATAATCTCAAGAATCAGACCCTGACCACTGCCTTAATGTCTTTCTCCGAAAGGAGAATGCGACTACCCTTGCCACAGGTCCCATCTTGCTTTTGTCCTTGACTACACCATGCTGAGTAGAGTCCCTGTGGTCACACTGAGAATCATTATTGTCTTCCCATGAGCTGCAGTTGTTATGGTAGTGCAGTGGAAAGATGTCTTTAGTGTTGTGTAGCTGTGTCACTCAATGTTGTACTATTCAtaattataaagccagaagagaccactgtgatcatctagtccattaGCCATCTCCATCTCTTCAATGCCACAGAGAACCTCTTTTTACCTCAATGTGGGTGCTTTGGGGTAGATCCAAGCCCTAGATAACTACTGCCTTACAATCTGTAGAATCCAATGTCTTAATGTTTCTGTTTGTACCAACATTTTATGAGTACCAAAACGGATCCATATTCTCATTAAATGACACATCCCATTGGTCCATTGTCTTGTTCTATAGTATGTCATCACAGAATCTTGGAAATTCTATCTTGTATGGAAATGTCAGGAGGCTGTTCTCCAGTACTGAGAATCCTGCAAGAAGTTGCAAGGATCTGTACTACAGTGCAGTAGAAAATGCTATAAGAGACAGAATAGCACCACACAACGTAGAGTTCTCCTCGAGCAACCTTCTCTTAGTGCAGGTTCCATTGTATACATTTAAACAAAAGCCAACTTCCATTAGGTAACCTTAACAACAGCTTCAGTGTGTCCCAGTCCCAGAGGTTTCCAGCACCATTTGTCTCAACCTTTTGTTAAAGGCAAATGATTTGCTGTCTTGGACGTTCCCGTAATAAGGTTTCACCATACTTGGGTACAATGCACTTCAGTGCTCTGTTTCCTTGCCCTATATAGGGGGAGTTACCGCGCGTGCCTAATTTCCTGTGCCTCAAGAGGTGAATCAAAGTCCACAGTAAAACAAACATCTATTATTCTGTTTTCTTGGAACTCCACTTTTATCTTGTTAAGGGATTAGTGCCTTAAAGCCTGTCTGGAGCTAATGCTTTAAATGTGTTAACTACAAACAAATGAGCACCCTGTGCCCCTATCCCGGCTCTCAGCATGGAGGCTGCTGCCTAGAATGCACTCAGACTTTCTATGAAAGTTAATGACCAGTTCCAATACTAAGTgtcattaaatgctttaataaaCAGGTAATGTGAAATGCCTTTTACTctttgtgggcctgattctgcttttgTACTGGTTCTACTAGTGTAACTCCACGGACATTATTGGAGTTTCTCCTGATTCACCCAAGGCTAGAATTGGACCCTTATATCTGCAGGGTAACTGTGTGCTATAACTCTGACTCTCTTTAATAACAGGTTCCTAGATGTCAGGATGGCAGCTTCAAACCTGGAGAACCAGTTGCACAGTGCCCAGAAGAATCTGTTGTTTCTCCAGCGGGAACATGCCAACACACTCAAAGGTTTGCACGCTGAGATTCGACGACTGCAACAGCATTGCACAGGTAGTTACATAAATACTGCCAGCAGTGTTGCTACGAACACTTAGCAGCTCAGCTTTGTGCAGGCTTCACTCCCAAGTCCTCTCCTTCCTGAAGCCATTTGAAATACTATTTCACAATAGTATTCAAATATTATTTGACCAACTGCACTTTCAGAAGAAGCTTTGTATTATATTAGTATTATATTTTAGTAATCGCATAAAAATCTGCAGGTTCAATCCACTTCAGTTTTGAAATCTCCATAAAGCATCGTCTCCTGTGTTGTATTTAGCTCAAACAATGTACATTTCTGAGTACACAAACTATTGTCATAAATAAAGTACAATTGTTAAAATAACTGAAAAGTGTGTTTTTGTAAAGTGTTCTCTCATTTATTTCACGTACATTGGCTTACTTGCTAATATGGTAATCTGCAGTGGATCTCTTAATTCAAAGTAGAAAGGTTCTGCTATAATTTATTATAGCAAATAataatgtacagtagaacctgagagttacgcactgaccagtcaaccacacacctcaatTGAAACCGGAAGTATACAATCAGGCGGCAGCagcagacaccccctcccccaaaaggaagtacagtactgtgttaaaaataaactaccaaaagaataaaagcaaagcagcatttttcttctgcatagtaaagtttcaaagctgtagtaagtcaatgttcagttataaatttttgaaagaacaaccataatgttttgttcagagttatgaacaccctccattcccaaggtgttcgtaactgaggttctacaGTATTGCTGTTTTAAGGGCTTATAAAAATGTTTGTAGTGCAAAATATGTATGTATGGTCTAGCAAAATTATAATTTGAACTCAGGTCTAATGTGTTGGTGAAAACTGATTTTGATTTAGTAGCAAAGATCACTCTTACATTTCTACTGGCTCCATTTAATATGAATTATTGTACCAGCACCAAATGAACCACAGAAACCCTGTAAGGTCCCAACTAGTGTGTATTCCCAGCCAATGCAGGATTTTTCCCTATGGTATATTCTCCAAAGCTCTGTCCAGTCAACAACTTTTCAGAGACTATTTCACAGTATTAGTGTACAAGTGTGCATTGGGCTCAAGCAAAATATAGTCTATTAAACTGATCAATGGCAAACAATGCTAATAAGTGAACAACCGGACAGAACAGATTTTACTCTTCAATTTTAGTCATGAAAATCATTTTAAGTATTTACATAATAAACAAACACTTAATTCaataaaattaaacacaaaaattaACATGTGCAGCTGCAGGATACAGGGGTAGTTTGGGGAGCATTTTCTGTAGCTTTCTTTAAGTCACTAGCTTTTTAAATCTGTTGAAGCAGCCTTTTGTTACTAGAAACATCTATGAATGCAAAAGACAGTTCTAACCTCTTTGCAGATATGCTCTATTTTAATCTTATGTAATGTCCAAAAAATAAAACAGCTTTCTTTTTTAGATTTGACCTATGAGCTGACTCTGAAAAGTTCGGACCTGGCAGGTAAGAAATGCAGTGCAGGTGATGCTTTTCATGGTCTGGTTAACATCTTCCATCTTTGTagtggggtaggggtgtgtggtgtaggcatgcatttttttttataacgCAAGTATATAATAATACTTTTCAGTTAGAATTTATAGTGCCTTCCAACCCAGGATCCCCAAATGCTTTCTTACTTGCTAAGCTTAATTTCTGAATGCTTGTGAAGTGTTCctatcccaggatcacaaaagaagCCTATGGAAggaccaggaataaaacccagaacTGCTGACccccatttctttgttttaaccaCCAAAGCATCATTTCCCTTTTCCAGTACAAGAAGACAGAAACTATAAATACTCTCACTCTGCCCATAAATCACATTCTTGAAACTGTGCGACTACTGTAGCTGCATCACAGATCTGGAAAAAACTGCCAGGCATTTCAGATGTGTTGTGCTTCAGCTGCTGATAGTTACAACAGTAATGTTTGCTGTGGATAAACCCTAGACTAGGAAAAGGGTACAAACAGGCCTCACAACATGCCTTTGTGTTCAGTATTTGATTGTACCTATTTTACAGAAGGATAAGATGAATAtgaagagattaagtgatttgcccgagGCGTCACGCCATGGCAGTGGGGCAGCCAGGAATAGTGCCCAAGCGTTCTGACTTGAAGAGCACTCTTCTAAGCATTAGCTCACCATAACATTTATAGACTTTCTAATGTGGTACAGCCAGGCATTCTCCTAGCCAGGTTAATGAGTTCTTGTTACTCTTGATGGCCTTGCAGGATTTGCAAAATGACTTAAATTTGGGAGCGTTCAGCAACCAAAATTTACTATAATCTCTGGCTACTTTCCTAGAACAACTGAGctatcttcatttttatttcaagttGGTATCATCAACTGGGTATCCTCCCCATCCTAAGCTGCTGAATGTGGCATTGATCTTGTATCTAATTTTTTGTTGAACTAAGAGCTATCGTGTTAGCTTTTAAACTATGAAGTGGTCAGGGTATTTCCAGAAGTTAGTCTATGGGATATTCTTACGTTCTGAGAATTAATTTTAAAGAAAGGAGTTGCATTGCTCATTTTTACCCAGTGGCTATAATTAGCTTGAAACCATTTACTTTTCCTGTTCTTCTAGAAAATGGTAATTCAAGAAGCGATGAACTCAAAAGAAAATGTGAAGCACTTGAAGCTCAGCTGAAAGTCAAAGAGGCTGAAAATAATGAATTATTAAAGGAACTGGAACAAAAGACTGCAATGATAATGGTGCTGGAAAACACcatcaaagaaagagaaaagaaatatttagaaGAGTTAAAAATGAAAAGCCATAAGCTAAATATGCTGTCAAGTGAACTAGAGCAGCGAGCAAGCACTATTGCATATCTAACTTCACAACTGCATGCTACCAAGAAAAAGCTTATGAGTTCAAGTGGGACTTCTGATGCCACCCCATCTGGAAGTCCAGTATTGTCCAACTACAAGCCAGCTCCTCCCAAAGATAAGCTACCTGAGACTCCCCGACGCAGAATGAAAAAGAGTCTGTCAACACCACTAAACCCGGAGTTTGAAGAGGCCTATAGATTAGGATCGGATAGTCGAAAGCTGCTGTTGCGAGAGCCTGTTGATGCTATGCCTGATCCCACTCCATTTTTATTGGCCAGGGAAACTGCAGAGATCCACCTGATCAAAGAGAGGCCTTTAGTTATTCCACCCATTGCTTCAGAACGCACATCAGGCCAATCACACAGTCCAGCAAAAGAGAAGCAGCACAAGGCACATATTGGTGTGGCACATCGAATTCACCATGTAGCAACATCCCAGCCTCAGCCTGAGGTTGAAACATTAGCAGTGGATCAGGTCAATGGAAGTAAAGTGGTCCGAAAGCATTCAGGGACAGACAGAACTGTATAAGTCAAATGATTGATGTGATGCTCTATTATTCTGTTGCTGTTTATGCACTGTGATCAAATAGGATAAATCTCATCTGCAGTAAAGTTTCTTTTAATGCCCCATGCATGCCAAATTTTTTCCAGATCTGTCATTAATAATTAGCCTACTTCAATGAAACACAAGTGAGACTCTCTGTTCATATTGCAAAGTATATAATTACTAAATGCTGTGGCCAAATCTAGGTGTACCTGACTGCTTGCTTCTAAGTACTACTCCATTTACTATAACTGCATATGTGGACAAAAGCACAGGCTACAGTCTGCATTATTAATCAACATTAATGAAAAAAGATACTAATTATAAACCTCCAGCAATATGTATTGGctgttaatgtttaaaatgtcaATGTTCCTTTGAAGTCTTGATGGTGTGTATGTAGCATTTCATACACAGACTCTAACTTTCATGACAAAGCCTTTCTTATGGCAGCATTGAAAATAATGCAGATGTGTTAAGATAACCTATGAGAGAACTTTTTTCAGGTGGTCCTGATCAAATTGTGTTCATATTTTTGTTACATTTCTCTCCACTATTACAAAATTCCCAACAAACTTTATTTTATTAATCCTGTATTTTGATTTGTCTCCTTTTCTTCATTCTTTTTAACCGTTTCAAATGGTCCTAATATATAACTAACTCTGGAAAGAAAACACCAATTGAAAAACTATTGTGTAAGTCTTCATGGAGAGAGTATGAACACTGTCCTAATGGAAAGCAGGCTCCTGTTTTGGTGTTTAGAAATTGAATGGTTAATATTAAGCTTACACTAATTAATACTTTGCACTATGGTGCCTTTTGTACAAGGCTGTTAAAACGCCTTACTAAGGTGTAAAAATAATACACTGCACAAAAAGTGCACtattgaaatgtttgtttttatactTAGCCTGTATACTGTACAATAGCATAAAAACCATCAGACCTAACCAatgatttatttgtttttgttttaagtttgaAACAACTTTATGGAGACACCAGGCTCACTCTGTTCTGAGGCACACTCATGGAAGGATGCAAAACCGAAATGGTATTTTTAGAGTTATTTGAGAATGTTAACCTTGGGAGCCCTTCAACTCATTCTCAATGTTTCAAATGGTTTGGAGAATTCCATTACTAAAACTGTCAATTATTAGCAAAGTACAAAtattctggggttttttttttataagaggATGGGGATCTACAGTTCAAAGGAAAATTAGTTACTAAACTGTGAGACAAAAAAGGGGaatgttttcctttttaactcacaattttaaaaactgttttggtTTAGTATCTCTAGTAGcaaataaacagaaatatttaagtAGTTTATCCTTAAACCCCTCATTCCGGATGTTTGGAAGATGGCCCTAGTTTGCAGTTCTGTAGCACACTTCAACCATAGATCTCAAGGTACTTTACAGCCGTGGATAAATCTGCTACTCATTTTAACCCGTGTCTTGAAATGACTTACCCAAGCGACCACAGGAAATCAGTACTGGAGAACCTGGCTTTCCTCAGGGTATTGTCATGCTGGTTTTCAAAGGATGGGAGGAACAGTGTTGTCTTTGACCTGTCCTATGTGATTCCTATGCTCCCAAAAATACTTCATCTCTCCCAGTAACATACCAGCTGCTTGCCCTTTCCCCTACCCCAAATACACACACCACAAAAACGCAAATGCAGATTTTGTATAAGCATATTCCTTTAACTCCTAAATTTCTGGGAGTTAGCCTCAACACTCATTCTTGCTGTGGTATGAGTCTGCTGTCCGATAAAGCACAACAAATAAAACTGAGCAAATGACTACTCCAAAATGCTGGTAGGTCCATGATGTGCCTTTACCAATTCAAAATACAATACTTGTTTAAGCTAATAAAAGAAACAACTTCTTAGGAGAGGTTGGAAGTAGGTACTTATCCTTTAGACTAAGGACATTATAGATCAGCCAGTGCTTTAGAAAGTAATCCAACTTCCCATGCCTGAGTCTAAAGATGGGATGCCTGAGTCTAAAGTTTACAGTAAAGTGTAAGATTGAAGCTACAATGATATCAAAACCAGTCTGTGGCACGGAAAGAATCTCTTCTAAAGAAAGACCATAGCAGGACGCAGGGGGAAGTGAAAAACGTTTCTTCTAATCATCCCAACCTATGACAGTATTTGTGTGcgagattattttgttttaagaacTCTCCAGCCTAAAAGGCTAAACCCTTTATTTTTCAAAAGTATAGAAAAAGTTAAATACAAATTGACATAAATGGCTAAAATTCTTCTTTAAATTTGAAGACAAAATTAAATATAAGTTAAACTGCATGGTGCTTTGTATTTACTAAATCATAATGTCTTAGGAAAAATTGCTGCAAATacttattttgaaaatgtctctGGGCCAGTTTAAAATCAGTAGAATTCTCTTGAAAACATAGGGAGCAAAAAACTTGATCCCGTGCTTCTTGGCTTAATTTGACTTCATAAGTTGTTCTCAGATATCCACCAATGCACTTTGGGTGTGGGAAATGGACAGTTTAAGGTGTCAGTCAGAGTTCAAAGTGAGACACACCCCTTGCAGCACCCAGTGGGAAATATGCTTTATGGTTGAAAGATCAGCTTCAAAAACTAAGCCAATGCCCATGGCATTTCTTCTCATGGAGGTTGTGTACACAGGTGTCCGGAATGTGTTCTAAAACAAGAGAAAAGCAGCTATTGTTTGAAGTACAACAGGGGCTCATGACTCTGCAAACTAATCACATGAATAAGGATCCTTAACAAGGATTAGGTGTTGCAGGATTGAACCCTTATGCCTTTAGTAAAGGTGATATAAGAAGCTTGCATTCACTATTAGAATCCTAAATCCATAATGTTAAGACAGTCTTAATTTAAATCACTGGCTGGGGCAGATAGGGGGACAGGGATGTATCAGCTTCCCCAATTTTCATTTCATACAGTAATCCTAATTGTCCAAAACTAAATGCGTCACCAACTGATAGCAACTAACAGCAGAGAAATCTAATTAAGAAAGACAAAAATGATGCCTTGTCTATTTCACACACAGTCCTCTCTAAAGCTATTTTGCTGTTAAAACAGTCACATCTGTATGTGCTCTGCCTGTGGTAATAGGAAAGAGCCTGTCAATCTATCCTTGAGGGAAGATGTTCATACCTGTAGTTTGAGCCGATGTGATTCGATAGGAATTATCTTTAAAATAGGTAAATCTACCATCAAGACTTTGGGCTTGCTCCGGGCAAGACAGCAATTCTCAATGTCCCAGTCTGCTCCTTCCAGGTATAGACCAGAAACAAAGCATCCTGCAGCAAGTAGAAAAGCAACATTTTGCTAAATGAATCCATTTGAAAAGGATTCTTTTTTTGTAAGGCACATTCTCTCTGGACTTGCAAGACCTTGTTACTATGGGTTTACAGCAACCTCAGTGCACTGAAATACTGTAAGTGACTCCTATGTTTACTTACTGTGAATCAGGCACAAGCCAACTTtatgcagtttttaaaattaaaaatatcttgAATTACACTATCTAggctaaacatttttaaaggcgCTCAAGCCTCAGGGCATAAACCAGCTACTA belongs to Chrysemys picta bellii isolate R12L10 chromosome 15, ASM1138683v2, whole genome shotgun sequence and includes:
- the CCDC92 gene encoding coiled-coil domain-containing protein 92 isoform X2; amino-acid sequence: MAASNLENQLHSAQKNLLFLQREHANTLKGLHAEIRRLQQHCTDLTYELTLKSSDLAENGNSRSDELKRKCEALEAQLKVKEAENNELLKELEQKTAMIMVLENTIKEREKKYLEELKMKSHKLNMLSSELEQRASTIAYLTSQLHATKKKLMSSSGTSDATPSGSPVLSNYKPAPPKDKLPETPRRRMKKSLSTPLNPEFEEAYRLGSDSRKLLLREPVDAMPDPTPFLLARETAEIHLIKERPLVIPPIASERTSGQSHSPAKEKQHKAHIGVAHRIHHVATSQPQPEVETLAVDQVNGSKVVRKHSGTDRTV
- the CCDC92 gene encoding coiled-coil domain-containing protein 92 isoform X1 is translated as MIYGLPTKVITHNIWFLDVRMAASNLENQLHSAQKNLLFLQREHANTLKGLHAEIRRLQQHCTDLTYELTLKSSDLAENGNSRSDELKRKCEALEAQLKVKEAENNELLKELEQKTAMIMVLENTIKEREKKYLEELKMKSHKLNMLSSELEQRASTIAYLTSQLHATKKKLMSSSGTSDATPSGSPVLSNYKPAPPKDKLPETPRRRMKKSLSTPLNPEFEEAYRLGSDSRKLLLREPVDAMPDPTPFLLARETAEIHLIKERPLVIPPIASERTSGQSHSPAKEKQHKAHIGVAHRIHHVATSQPQPEVETLAVDQVNGSKVVRKHSGTDRTV
- the CCDC92 gene encoding coiled-coil domain-containing protein 92 isoform X3, whose product is MSGWQLQTWRTSCTVPRRICCFSSGNMPTHSKVCTLRFDDCNSIAQLSFLDLTYELTLKSSDLAENGNSRSDELKRKCEALEAQLKVKEAENNELLKELEQKTAMIMVLENTIKEREKKYLEELKMKSHKLNMLSSELEQRASTIAYLTSQLHATKKKLMSSSGTSDATPSGSPVLSNYKPAPPKDKLPETPRRRMKKSLSTPLNPEFEEAYRLGSDSRKLLLREPVDAMPDPTPFLLARETAEIHLIKERPLVIPPIASERTSGQSHSPAKEKQHKAHIGVAHRIHHVATSQPQPEVETLAVDQVNGSKVVRKHSGTDRTV